The Pedobacter mucosus genome window below encodes:
- a CDS encoding 6-pyruvoyl trahydropterin synthase family protein: protein MIYITRKASFNAAHKLARPDWDDDKNTAVYGKCANPNWHGHNYWLYVTVKGEVNPETGFLVDLKWLKDVMNKYVVDKIDHKNLNLDVDFMKDKLASTENLAIEIWKQLLAPIAESGAILHSVKIYETENNYVEYFG, encoded by the coding sequence ATGATTTATATAACTAGAAAAGCATCATTTAATGCAGCGCACAAGCTGGCCCGACCAGATTGGGACGATGATAAAAACACAGCGGTTTATGGTAAATGTGCCAACCCGAATTGGCATGGACATAACTATTGGCTGTACGTTACCGTAAAAGGCGAAGTAAATCCGGAAACAGGTTTTCTTGTTGATTTAAAATGGCTTAAAGACGTAATGAATAAATATGTAGTTGACAAAATCGATCATAAAAATTTGAATCTTGATGTTGATTTTATGAAAGATAAGTTGGCTTCAACAGAAAACTTAGCAATAGAAATCTGGAAACAATTATTGGCACCGATTGCCGAAAGCGGAGCGATTTTACACTCGGTTAAAATTTATGAAACCGAAAATAATTACGTTGAATACTTTGGATAA
- the mqnB gene encoding futalosine hydrolase, producing the protein MKTLVVAATKAELAFFYQHFNLPQGDFVESKNFDLLITGVGMVATAFSLGKYLSSKYGIVINFGIAGCFDRSIELGSVVNVTLDIFAELGAENGDEFLAINDLGFGESHYLAKNRLKLNLPSVKGITVNCVTGSEKSINNLVQRLNPVTESMEGAAVFFACKQQNIDCVQIRSISNYVEPRDKENWKIGLAIKNLNDFAIAFLSDNLY; encoded by the coding sequence ATGAAAACATTAGTTGTGGCCGCCACCAAAGCCGAACTTGCCTTTTTTTACCAGCACTTTAATCTTCCTCAAGGTGATTTTGTAGAAAGCAAAAATTTCGATTTACTTATTACTGGTGTTGGCATGGTGGCTACAGCATTTTCTTTAGGGAAATATTTGTCTAGCAAATATGGTATTGTAATTAATTTTGGCATTGCTGGATGTTTTGATAGAAGCATAGAACTAGGAAGTGTAGTAAATGTAACTCTGGATATTTTTGCAGAGTTGGGTGCAGAAAATGGCGATGAGTTTTTAGCCATAAATGATTTAGGTTTTGGAGAGAGTCATTATCTTGCTAAAAACCGACTAAAACTAAATTTACCAAGCGTTAAAGGCATAACTGTTAATTGCGTAACTGGAAGCGAAAAAAGCATTAATAATTTAGTGCAACGGTTAAATCCTGTAACAGAAAGTATGGAAGGCGCTGCGGTATTTTTCGCGTGCAAACAACAAAATATCGACTGCGTTCAAATTAGAAGTATATCAAATTACGTGGAACCTCGCGACAAGGAAAATTGGAAGATTGGTCTTGCAATAAAAAACTTGAATGATTTTGCCATTGCTTTTTTAAGTGATAATTTATATTAA